A single window of Anaerocolumna chitinilytica DNA harbors:
- a CDS encoding TIGR04076 family protein, whose protein sequence is MDMVKLTITASTCRSGYHKAGDEYVVGDICPPLCHELWHNIYPLVYTLLNGGSLDYGNIKAKCFDARCPDGGRVCIHGEIIMK, encoded by the coding sequence ATGGATATGGTTAAGTTAACAATAACTGCTTCAACATGCAGAAGCGGTTATCATAAAGCAGGTGATGAATACGTTGTGGGTGATATATGCCCGCCATTATGCCACGAACTGTGGCATAATATATACCCTTTAGTTTATACTTTATTAAATGGCGGCAGTCTCGATTATGGGAATATAAAAGCCAAATGCTTTGACGCCAGATGTCCGGATGGCGGGAGGGTATGTATCCATGGTGAGATTATAATGAAATAA
- a CDS encoding DUF1697 domain-containing protein, with the protein MKKICCFLRGVNVKGTSMKMADLKTAFEKMGFTDISTIQASGNVIFDTPDNLGKEELKQAIEKHLSSYFQYDANVFLREKGEIEELLSTGKTLTVPGDYHLYSLICDNKEILEELKALFTETPHEPLEDYIVTETDAFWTVPKGSTLSSEFGSKVLGKKRYKSYLTSRNINTIEKIYKTLNE; encoded by the coding sequence GTGAAAAAAATCTGTTGCTTCCTTCGGGGAGTAAATGTTAAAGGAACTTCTATGAAGATGGCTGACCTTAAGACTGCTTTTGAAAAAATGGGCTTTACAGATATTTCAACAATACAGGCATCGGGAAATGTAATCTTTGATACCCCTGATAATCTTGGGAAAGAAGAACTGAAACAGGCAATAGAAAAACATTTAAGCAGTTATTTTCAATACGATGCTAATGTATTCTTGCGGGAAAAAGGGGAAATAGAAGAGTTGTTAAGTACTGGTAAAACCCTTACTGTTCCAGGCGACTATCATCTCTATTCATTGATTTGTGATAACAAAGAAATATTAGAGGAGTTAAAGGCTCTCTTTACTGAAACTCCTCATGAACCCCTGGAAGATTACATTGTGACAGAAACAGATGCTTTTTGGACAGTTCCAAAAGGTTCGACCTTAAGTTCAGAATTCGGTTCAAAGGTCCTTGGTAAGAAACGATATAAAAGCTATCTTACTTCCCGTAATATCAATACCATTGAAAAAATATATAAAACTCTGAACGAATAA
- a CDS encoding DUF5301 domain-containing protein — MRIRLVKAVVGAGIIAFAVLCIILLRPKEILKTSLTDDIASINLTKYASHETKETLTLTDNNQIIKVMDLLGKAQKTEKSTVNDTPYTDLYYKAELHSENGIRTFFIYQNGKSFYAEEPYSGIYRLTKKAYKDLTHIYTDGIASTPHYAFANP, encoded by the coding sequence ATGAGAATACGCCTTGTAAAAGCGGTTGTTGGCGCAGGAATTATTGCTTTCGCAGTACTTTGTATCATACTGTTAAGACCTAAAGAGATACTGAAAACGTCCTTAACAGACGATATTGCATCAATTAATCTCACCAAATATGCTTCTCATGAAACGAAGGAAACTTTAACATTAACAGACAACAATCAAATCATAAAAGTTATGGATTTATTGGGGAAAGCACAAAAGACCGAAAAGTCCACGGTTAACGATACCCCTTATACAGACCTGTATTATAAAGCAGAGCTTCATAGTGAAAACGGAATACGTACCTTCTTTATTTATCAGAACGGCAAATCTTTTTATGCTGAAGAACCATACTCCGGTATTTACCGTCTGACAAAGAAAGCCTATAAAGATTTAACTCATATTTATACTGACGGTATTGCATCAACTCCTCATTATGCTTTTGCTAATCCATAA
- a CDS encoding NADPH-dependent FMN reductase encodes MSKLIGIISGSLRKNSFSGSIAEYVKSHAPEGFEFKIIDISGLPLYDQDYDGADPKEYTLFRNEIKALDGVLFITPEHNRSIPAALKNALDVGSRPYGQNVWNGKPGAIISQSPGGIGGFGANHHLRQILAFLNVLTLAQPEAYIGSYHTLIDESGALNNAGTKEFIDSFLGAFTSWVEKIS; translated from the coding sequence ATGAGTAAATTAATTGGTATTATTTCAGGCAGCTTAAGAAAGAATTCTTTTTCCGGAAGTATCGCTGAGTATGTAAAGAGTCATGCTCCAGAAGGTTTTGAGTTTAAAATTATTGATATTAGCGGACTCCCTCTTTATGATCAAGATTATGATGGTGCAGACCCTAAGGAGTATACCTTATTTAGAAATGAAATAAAGGCTCTGGATGGTGTACTTTTTATCACACCGGAACACAATCGTTCAATTCCTGCAGCGTTAAAAAATGCACTTGATGTAGGTTCAAGACCATATGGCCAAAATGTATGGAACGGCAAGCCGGGTGCCATTATCAGCCAGTCTCCAGGTGGAATTGGCGGCTTTGGTGCAAATCATCATCTGCGTCAGATACTTGCTTTTCTAAATGTATTAACTCTTGCCCAGCCTGAAGCGTATATCGGTTCTTACCACACCTTAATTGATGAAAGCGGTGCCTTAAACAATGCAGGTACAAAAGAGTTTATTGATAGTTTCTTAGGTGCTTTTACTTCCTGGGTTGAAAAAATATCTTAA
- a CDS encoding YitT family protein, which yields MNRRRFVLEILTVIIGNFIYAAGIVLFIMPSGLITGGTTGIALCIYHLTGLPVSYFVFSFNVIMFFLGLFILGKKFAFTTLISTFCYPIALEILRNAWGGYTLTGDILLCTVFGGICIGTSIALIIRVGSSTGGMDIPPLILYKFFRIPVSITLYIADCIILALQALLLKGMSENGEKVLYGILLVLTYTIIIDKLLMLGTSRMQIKVVSSKSEQVKAAIISEVDRGVTLIHGKTGYLENDTDIVLSVISGRELAKVEKLVHDIDEEAFVIISRVSEVRGRGFSLGKKYIK from the coding sequence ATGAACAGAAGAAGGTTTGTTTTAGAAATACTGACTGTTATTATAGGAAATTTTATCTATGCAGCAGGAATAGTATTATTCATTATGCCTTCAGGACTTATTACAGGGGGCACCACAGGTATTGCATTATGTATTTATCATCTTACCGGACTTCCGGTATCCTATTTTGTATTCAGCTTTAATGTTATTATGTTCTTTTTAGGTCTATTTATTTTAGGGAAGAAATTTGCTTTTACAACATTAATCAGTACCTTTTGTTATCCTATTGCTCTTGAGATATTGCGTAATGCCTGGGGAGGATACACATTAACTGGTGATATACTCTTATGTACCGTTTTTGGCGGGATCTGTATCGGAACTTCCATTGCTCTGATTATACGAGTTGGTTCCAGTACCGGCGGTATGGATATTCCTCCTTTGATATTATATAAGTTCTTTCGCATTCCGGTTTCTATAACCCTTTATATTGCAGACTGTATCATTTTGGCACTGCAGGCACTCCTTCTAAAAGGAATGTCTGAGAACGGCGAAAAGGTACTCTATGGTATTCTTCTGGTACTCACATATACGATTATTATTGATAAACTGCTCATGCTTGGAACAAGCAGAATGCAGATAAAGGTTGTAAGCAGTAAATCTGAACAGGTTAAGGCAGCGATTATTTCGGAAGTGGACAGAGGTGTGACCTTAATACATGGTAAAACCGGCTACTTAGAAAATGATACTGATATTGTCCTTAGCGTAATTTCCGGCAGAGAACTTGCAAAAGTAGAGAAGCTTGTACATGATATTGATGAAGAGGCTTTTGTAATTATCAGCCGTGTTAGTGAGGTAAGAGGCCGAGGTTTCAGCTTGGGTAAGAAATATATTAAGTAA
- a CDS encoding nitroreductase family protein, giving the protein MDEIFKRRSIRKFTDEKVDDDKIEKLLRAAMQAPSAANQQPWEFIVVKEKTTLKALSEVSLYAKPTEGSSAAILLLADSQNLKVPTAWEQDLGAATQNILLEAVHLNLGAVWMGIATSETAAENIVKLFGLPENIKPFALIAVGYPAEQKNEFVDRYKPERIHYEKW; this is encoded by the coding sequence ATGGATGAAATATTTAAGCGCAGAAGTATTCGCAAATTTACAGATGAAAAAGTGGATGATGATAAAATAGAAAAGCTGCTGCGTGCAGCTATGCAGGCTCCTTCCGCTGCAAATCAGCAGCCTTGGGAGTTTATAGTGGTGAAAGAAAAGACCACACTAAAAGCACTCTCAGAAGTCTCTCTTTATGCAAAACCGACAGAAGGCTCCAGCGCCGCAATCCTACTGCTTGCAGACAGCCAAAATCTGAAGGTGCCTACTGCCTGGGAACAGGATTTGGGGGCCGCCACCCAAAATATATTGCTTGAGGCTGTACATCTGAATCTTGGAGCTGTCTGGATGGGCATTGCCACCTCAGAAACAGCAGCTGAGAATATAGTAAAGCTCTTTGGGCTGCCAGAGAATATAAAGCCCTTTGCACTAATAGCAGTCGGATACCCTGCAGAGCAAAAAAATGAATTTGTAGACCGTTATAAACCTGAAAGAATACATTATGAAAAATGGTGA
- a CDS encoding aminopeptidase, producing the protein MKTDIIKKIVKASGVSQGELILLHFWGEDRDIDLMHKFAVAVAELGASSMEVQQSRTHNSNIFKSVSQASYNDKYYSIFNQVDAVLDIFTYKPIVLENELPKEQMDYYLSYMQNIFHVFMKKKRFTQIRIPTAENAKESGLEPSEFIERMTKAYDIDYDMLKETCEKKITELSKAKEILLHTGDNCILKLVTENRDWIADCGDGDWPCGEVYIAPVEDQTEGTIFYNRLYLEDTGVFENIVLTIKDGVIISSNSDLFNQFLEKNSKENLTVCELGFGCNDNILSITGYTVLDEKMSGTFHIAIGDNSMFGGKNNADLHIDFVGTASIELK; encoded by the coding sequence ATGAAAACAGATATCATTAAAAAAATTGTAAAAGCCAGTGGAGTCAGTCAGGGAGAATTAATATTGCTTCACTTTTGGGGTGAGGACAGGGATATTGATTTAATGCATAAATTTGCTGTTGCAGTAGCTGAGCTTGGTGCTTCTTCAATGGAAGTGCAGCAATCCAGAACCCATAACAGTAATATTTTCAAATCTGTTTCACAAGCAAGTTATAATGATAAATATTATTCTATATTCAATCAGGTTGATGCGGTACTTGATATATTTACTTATAAGCCGATAGTTTTAGAGAACGAACTCCCCAAGGAACAGATGGATTACTATTTGTCCTATATGCAGAATATTTTTCATGTTTTTATGAAAAAGAAGCGATTTACCCAAATTCGTATACCAACAGCTGAAAATGCAAAAGAATCAGGTCTGGAACCCTCAGAATTTATTGAGCGTATGACAAAAGCATATGATATTGATTATGACATGTTAAAAGAAACCTGTGAGAAGAAAATAACAGAATTGAGTAAAGCAAAGGAAATCCTTTTGCACACCGGAGACAATTGCATATTAAAGCTTGTAACCGAAAACAGAGATTGGATAGCAGATTGTGGTGACGGTGATTGGCCTTGTGGTGAAGTATACATTGCTCCTGTAGAAGATCAAACAGAAGGTACTATTTTTTATAACAGACTCTATCTGGAAGATACCGGTGTATTTGAGAATATAGTTCTGACAATCAAAGATGGTGTTATAATAAGCAGTAATTCAGATTTATTTAATCAATTTCTGGAAAAAAATTCAAAGGAGAACCTGACAGTTTGTGAACTTGGCTTCGGCTGTAATGATAATATATTAAGTATTACAGGTTATACCGTATTAGATGAAAAGATGTCTGGTACCTTTCATATTGCTATTGGCGATAATAGCATGTTCGGCGGAAAAAACAACGCTGATTTACATATAGATTTCGTTGGAACCGCATCCATTGAATTAAAATAA
- a CDS encoding VOC family protein codes for MENNNKNLPQINLVSVVLDSNDIQTLTNFYIHLLGWEKEFEEPGIWSSIVSPSKGTRISFQSNEDYVPPVWPEEPGKQQQMLHLDFSVGGKENLEAAIAHAIACGAVKADNQYSEDWVVLFDPAGHPFCFA; via the coding sequence ATGGAAAACAATAATAAAAATTTACCACAGATTAATCTGGTCTCTGTTGTATTGGACAGTAATGACATCCAGACCTTGACTAATTTTTACATCCATCTATTGGGCTGGGAGAAGGAATTTGAAGAGCCTGGCATCTGGTCCAGTATTGTTTCTCCCTCCAAGGGGACAAGAATTTCTTTTCAAAGCAACGAAGATTATGTACCTCCCGTATGGCCGGAGGAACCTGGCAAACAGCAGCAGATGCTTCATCTTGACTTTAGCGTAGGCGGAAAAGAGAACCTGGAGGCCGCAATAGCGCATGCTATTGCCTGCGGTGCGGTAAAAGCTGATAACCAGTATTCCGAAGACTGGGTAGTATTGTTTGATCCGGCTGGACATCCTTTTTGCTTTGCATAG
- a CDS encoding Gfo/Idh/MocA family protein, with the protein MSIHFGIIGLGSIANRFASVLNKAEDTVLTAVASREMKRSQEFAKKYGAAKAYDNYKMLIEDDEIDIIYVALTHNFHYEIVKQCILNGKAVLCEKPFVTTKQDAMELINLAREKKVLLMEAMWTRCIPTFQKAKEWVVNGLVGKPQLVQASFCFHFPFEKEHRLFNPDLAGGALYDAGVYPLEFATGILGENPVTVQGIAHKCATGVDDFSVMNLGFESGALASLSCGLNASVSQDAFVYGTEGRVVIYDFLGSHKCERYDNNNQLVESFSQDFEDGFIYEIQHICELFRENKYESPLIPLEDTLACAEMFDTLINQWNS; encoded by the coding sequence ATGTCAATACATTTTGGAATCATCGGTTTAGGTTCTATTGCAAACCGATTTGCATCAGTTTTAAATAAAGCAGAAGATACCGTATTAACCGCAGTAGCTTCAAGAGAAATGAAAAGATCACAAGAATTTGCAAAAAAGTATGGAGCTGCTAAAGCCTATGATAATTATAAGATGTTGATTGAAGACGACGAAATCGATATTATCTATGTTGCACTAACCCATAATTTCCATTATGAGATTGTAAAACAATGTATCTTAAATGGAAAAGCAGTCCTTTGTGAAAAACCCTTTGTAACAACAAAGCAAGATGCTATGGAGCTTATTAACCTTGCCAGGGAGAAAAAAGTTCTTTTAATGGAAGCTATGTGGACTAGATGTATCCCCACCTTTCAAAAGGCAAAAGAATGGGTTGTTAACGGGTTAGTTGGCAAACCTCAACTGGTTCAGGCATCCTTCTGTTTTCATTTTCCCTTTGAAAAGGAACATCGTTTATTCAATCCTGATTTAGCTGGCGGTGCTTTATATGATGCAGGTGTATATCCTTTGGAATTTGCAACAGGTATCTTAGGTGAAAATCCGGTAACCGTTCAGGGAATCGCCCATAAATGTGCTACCGGTGTAGATGACTTTTCTGTTATGAATTTAGGCTTTGAAAGTGGTGCCTTAGCTTCATTATCTTGTGGCTTAAATGCAAGTGTTTCTCAGGATGCATTTGTTTATGGAACAGAGGGAAGAGTTGTAATCTATGATTTTCTTGGTTCCCACAAATGTGAAAGATATGATAATAACAATCAGCTTGTAGAAAGTTTTTCACAGGACTTTGAGGACGGATTTATTTATGAAATCCAGCATATCTGCGAGCTCTTCCGTGAAAACAAATATGAAAGCCCTCTCATTCCCTTAGAAGATACTTTAGCCTGCGCTGAAATGTTTGATACTCTTATTAATCAATGGAACTCTTAA
- a CDS encoding helix-turn-helix domain-containing protein, producing the protein MDQRQIGKFIAELRNEKSMTQSELGEKLGVTNKTVSRWENGNYMPDISLITTLCTELGISANELLCAQHLKDSEFKMKADENLIETLNKIKNIRHEKSIIDFFTGAGTGIVISCLFSPLSIIRTVVILTGIAMIGIGWYRKAKYDKMVFQLLDEHNQ; encoded by the coding sequence ATGGATCAAAGGCAGATAGGTAAATTTATAGCTGAGTTAAGAAATGAAAAAAGTATGACTCAGTCAGAACTTGGTGAAAAACTTGGTGTTACAAACAAAACAGTTTCCCGTTGGGAAAACGGAAATTATATGCCGGATATTTCACTTATTACAACACTATGTACAGAATTGGGTATAAGCGCAAATGAACTTTTATGTGCGCAACATCTAAAAGATTCGGAGTTTAAAATGAAAGCAGATGAAAATTTAATAGAAACACTAAACAAAATCAAAAATATCCGGCACGAAAAATCAATCATTGATTTTTTTACTGGTGCTGGCACTGGTATAGTAATTTCATGCTTGTTTTCACCTCTTTCAATTATAAGGACAGTTGTCATACTTACCGGAATTGCAATGATTGGGATAGGATGGTATAGAAAAGCAAAGTATGATAAAATGGTTTTCCAGCTCTTAGACGAACATAATCAATAA
- a CDS encoding GMC family oxidoreductase N-terminal domain-containing protein yields the protein MDADVIIIGAGGGGAVAAKELGEKGLKVIVLEAGPWYGNQNWPSPNEDAGGVGSSSYSDLSMELLKTSFTDLEDDMNDFVSGKFRWGPADRSKPPWYRIFSSGGFAWQNSGVGGSTLHYYANSPRAYPQEVDNIWPISYNELVPYYEKVEATLPVRPAAATAKEDLFIYGCKKAGWTQLDSPDIRTPGYRMDPNAIIPPNPLINDPDFDFKSNTSIGCTLRGHCVNGCHIGPTVDSVAKRSTLVSYIPLALRTNNVEIRPNTFVTKILTENGADNQLEAVGVIFRNTWTNETGELRAKVIVLAAGGIESPRLWLNSELPENPWVGKGLVNHWFDNVAGIFDEDAIMDAIGVSDVKPFVGQNSAVRFDYPGYGALLMTGISPGLYSGLAYGTSYKGYSALQKVDAGLPWDYEGMIVGEQLKDFMRQYKRTLNCLILTNDDVNQSNSVTLDPYAKDENGFLPVITYQPSPDDIVRRDAMVSVACDIFRKAGAKTIVRANWPPTTFLHIMCSMRMGYVTDTNCEANQVKRLYIADNSVIYNGIGGPNPTLTNQALATRTAEKIIEKYFAS from the coding sequence ATGGATGCAGATGTTATAATTATTGGTGCTGGCGGCGGTGGTGCGGTAGCAGCAAAAGAGCTTGGGGAGAAAGGTCTAAAGGTAATCGTTTTGGAAGCCGGTCCCTGGTATGGCAATCAAAATTGGCCTTCTCCCAATGAGGATGCAGGTGGAGTGGGCAGTTCAAGTTACAGTGACCTTAGTATGGAATTGTTAAAAACCTCCTTTACAGACCTTGAGGATGATATGAATGATTTTGTCTCCGGTAAATTTCGCTGGGGACCTGCCGATAGAAGCAAACCGCCATGGTATCGTATATTTTCATCCGGTGGTTTTGCATGGCAGAACTCCGGAGTGGGAGGCAGTACGCTGCATTATTATGCAAATTCTCCACGCGCCTATCCTCAGGAAGTAGATAATATATGGCCAATATCCTATAATGAATTGGTACCATATTATGAAAAAGTAGAGGCAACCCTTCCCGTCAGACCAGCTGCTGCAACTGCAAAGGAAGATTTATTCATCTATGGGTGTAAAAAGGCTGGCTGGACTCAGTTAGATTCACCGGATATAAGGACTCCCGGATACCGAATGGACCCTAATGCTATTATTCCTCCTAATCCGCTGATTAATGATCCTGATTTTGATTTTAAGAGCAATACCTCCATTGGCTGCACCCTTCGCGGCCATTGTGTGAATGGCTGCCATATTGGGCCTACTGTTGACAGCGTAGCAAAACGCTCCACTTTGGTCAGTTACATACCATTGGCCCTTCGTACCAACAACGTAGAAATAAGACCGAATACTTTTGTTACTAAGATACTGACTGAAAATGGTGCGGATAATCAATTAGAAGCAGTCGGAGTTATTTTCCGGAATACCTGGACCAATGAAACCGGAGAATTAAGAGCTAAGGTTATTGTCCTTGCAGCTGGCGGAATTGAATCACCAAGATTATGGCTGAATTCTGAGCTTCCAGAAAACCCCTGGGTAGGGAAAGGCCTTGTTAACCATTGGTTTGATAATGTGGCCGGAATATTTGATGAAGATGCCATTATGGATGCGATTGGAGTATCAGACGTTAAGCCTTTCGTAGGGCAGAATTCTGCCGTACGCTTTGATTATCCGGGTTACGGTGCCTTATTAATGACCGGAATCTCTCCAGGCCTTTATTCCGGCTTGGCATATGGTACCAGTTATAAAGGTTACAGTGCACTACAGAAAGTGGATGCCGGCCTTCCCTGGGATTATGAAGGTATGATTGTCGGCGAACAATTAAAGGATTTCATGCGTCAATACAAGAGAACGCTAAACTGCCTTATTTTAACAAACGATGATGTAAACCAAAGTAATAGTGTAACTCTCGATCCATACGCCAAAGATGAAAATGGATTTTTACCCGTTATCACCTATCAGCCAAGCCCGGACGACATCGTAAGGCGTGATGCAATGGTGTCCGTAGCTTGTGATATTTTCAGAAAAGCCGGTGCCAAAACCATAGTTCGTGCCAATTGGCCGCCAACCACCTTCTTACATATCATGTGTTCTATGCGTATGGGGTATGTAACAGATACCAATTGCGAGGCAAATCAGGTAAAGAGACTATACATTGCAGATAATAGCGTTATTTACAACGGAATAGGCGGACCAAATCCAACCCTGACCAATCAGGCATTGGCAACCAGGACTGCTGAAAAAATAATAGAAAAATATTTTGCTTCCTAA
- a CDS encoding CDP-alcohol phosphatidyltransferase family protein produces MLLFTVPMSGWFFFFYILCGISDMIDGFLARKMNSVTNLGAALDSTADFVFITIVISVLITRIKLSEWMLIWLGFIIIIKVLTLLTGFRKFHSLAFLHTNMNKITGGLLFCFPVLYTFTEFLPIVFLLFISATFAASEELIINMTSEILNPDVKSFFAIQKHKTKK; encoded by the coding sequence GTGCTACTGTTTACCGTACCAATGTCTGGGTGGTTTTTCTTTTTTTATATACTTTGCGGAATCAGTGATATGATAGATGGATTTCTTGCAAGAAAAATGAATTCTGTTACCAATTTGGGAGCAGCACTGGATAGTACAGCTGATTTTGTATTTATAACCATAGTCATATCTGTACTGATAACAAGAATTAAATTATCTGAGTGGATGTTAATATGGCTTGGTTTTATTATCATTATAAAAGTTTTAACTCTGCTAACCGGTTTTAGAAAATTTCATTCTCTTGCTTTTTTACATACTAATATGAATAAAATAACTGGTGGCTTATTGTTTTGTTTTCCTGTACTATATACATTTACCGAATTCCTTCCGATTGTATTTCTCCTGTTTATTTCAGCAACCTTTGCTGCATCGGAAGAATTAATTATTAACATGACTTCTGAAATATTAAACCCAGACGTAAAATCCTTTTTTGCCATTCAAAAGCACAAAACCAAGAAATAA
- a CDS encoding metalloregulator ArsR/SmtB family transcription factor, producing MTEAEAIKLFKCLADKSRMKILKSLIVEDMYVERLAERLNLTPATISFHLKKLEDAGAVTSYKDQYYMMYSLCKDIFITNILDIIKEETPDAKEQEERENNYRKKVINAFFEYGRLKSIPAQRKKERIILEEIAKAFENGKEYSEREINIIIADFHDDFCTLRRDMISEGLLERTGNIYKLK from the coding sequence ATGACAGAAGCAGAAGCAATTAAGCTTTTTAAATGCCTTGCAGACAAGTCACGAATGAAAATCCTTAAATCATTAATAGTAGAAGATATGTATGTGGAAAGACTTGCTGAAAGATTGAATCTAACACCTGCAACCATATCCTTTCATCTTAAAAAGTTAGAAGATGCAGGAGCGGTGACTTCCTATAAAGATCAATACTATATGATGTATTCCTTGTGCAAGGATATCTTTATTACTAACATCTTAGATATAATCAAGGAGGAAACTCCCGATGCCAAGGAACAGGAAGAACGCGAAAATAACTACCGTAAAAAAGTGATAAATGCCTTCTTTGAATACGGCAGACTAAAATCAATCCCTGCGCAGAGAAAAAAGGAGCGTATTATACTGGAGGAAATCGCAAAAGCCTTTGAAAATGGAAAAGAATATTCAGAGCGAGAAATCAATATAATAATCGCTGACTTCCATGATGATTTTTGCACTCTCAGAAGGGATATGATATCCGAAGGATTATTGGAACGAACAGGAAATATCTATAAGTTGAAATAA
- a CDS encoding cysteine hydrolase family protein, whose amino-acid sequence MKDTVLLIVDVQNAIMEEHPYQEEILIENLQKLIAYSRNKGIEIIYVRHIDEQGTELEEGSEGFQIFHKITPLDTDKIFNKRFNSAFRKTGLKEYLDSKNIRKIILTGMQTEYCIDATLKSAFDLDYEVIIPEDTTSTVDNPYLTGKQLHEYFQYAIWNNRFAKVIPLEELLAK is encoded by the coding sequence ATGAAAGATACGGTTTTACTTATTGTTGATGTTCAGAATGCCATCATGGAAGAGCATCCCTATCAAGAAGAAATACTCATCGAAAACCTTCAAAAGCTTATAGCTTATTCAAGAAATAAAGGAATCGAGATTATCTATGTCCGTCATATTGACGAACAGGGAACAGAACTGGAAGAAGGTTCAGAGGGATTTCAGATATTCCACAAAATCACCCCTCTGGATACCGATAAGATATTTAATAAAAGATTTAATAGTGCTTTCCGAAAGACTGGTTTAAAAGAATACCTGGACAGTAAGAATATTCGTAAAATAATCCTTACAGGTATGCAGACCGAATACTGTATTGATGCTACATTAAAATCTGCTTTTGACCTGGATTATGAAGTGATTATTCCCGAAGACACCACCTCAACTGTTGATAATCCGTATCTTACCGGAAAGCAGCTCCACGAGTACTTTCAATATGCAATCTGGAATAACCGGTTTGCTAAGGTCATACCACTGGAAGAACTCCTTGCAAAGTAG
- a CDS encoding YjjG family noncanonical pyrimidine nucleotidase, giving the protein MKYEMLLFDLDDTLLDFEANERESLEKLFTDNGFAFNKEIFDTYHRINKELWNGYEKGTLDLNEVLNTRFSKTLHQLGQTVDGVLWEMQYRTLLGQGYQLMEGAYDLCQQLSKSHRLFIITNGVTETQLNRLRLSKLYPFFENIFTSQELGYQKPAKEFFDYVKKHIKEFKADKALVIGDSLSSDIKGGYLAGIDTCWINRKNTENTSGIPITYTITKLPELYSIL; this is encoded by the coding sequence ATGAAATATGAAATGCTTTTATTTGACTTAGACGATACTCTTCTAGATTTTGAAGCCAATGAAAGAGAATCCTTAGAAAAGCTTTTTACCGATAATGGTTTTGCATTTAATAAAGAAATATTTGACACATATCATAGAATCAATAAAGAATTATGGAATGGTTACGAAAAAGGGACTTTGGATTTAAATGAAGTACTGAATACCCGATTTTCTAAAACCCTGCATCAGCTAGGTCAGACAGTGGATGGAGTACTGTGGGAAATGCAATACCGCACATTATTAGGTCAGGGTTATCAGCTTATGGAAGGAGCCTATGACTTATGTCAGCAATTATCAAAATCCCACCGGCTCTTTATTATTACCAATGGAGTGACAGAAACCCAGCTTAACAGGCTTCGGCTGTCAAAACTATATCCTTTTTTTGAAAATATTTTTACATCCCAGGAACTTGGATACCAAAAACCAGCTAAAGAATTCTTTGATTACGTTAAAAAACATATCAAAGAATTCAAAGCTGATAAAGCACTTGTTATTGGTGATTCCTTGAGCAGTGATATAAAAGGCGGTTACCTTGCAGGAATTGATACCTGCTGGATAAACCGTAAAAATACGGAAAATACATCAGGAATTCCAATAACCTATACAATTACAAAGCTGCCTGAATTATACAGCATACTCTAA